The region TTCACAGCGGTCTATCGCACTCATACGTTCAAGGTCGGCGGGTACTTCAACCGTTCGGGCAATGCCCAGGGCACCTATGGATATCCGAATGGCGACTTCAGCTTCGGAGGCACACCGCTGCCTGATCAGATCACAGGCAAGCAGATCGGCACCAATAACCCTCTTGCGAATTACCTGATGGGAATCGCAAGCGGCTTCACCCAGGCCAATGTCAATCCTACGCAGAACCTCTTCTATCACGTCGGTGCGGGCTACTTTCTTGACAACTGGAAAACGACATCGCATCTCACACTTAACCTGGGACTTCGAGTTGAGCATATCGGTCGTTGGCAAGATGGCTCGGGCATTGGTATCGCTGTATGGGAACCCAATCGTTATGAGACCGACCTTTCGGCAAACAAAGCCTATCCTGGCATCTACTGGAAGGCTATCGACGGAACGTTGCCAAACGGCGGCGCTCCTGTACAGACACTTTTGCTCGAGCCCCGTCTCGGACTCGCCTATGATGTGCATGGCAATGGCAAGACGGTCGTTCGTGGCGGCTGGGCGAGTTATCGCTGGAACGATGCCATCAACGGCGCTTCGGGCGCTTTGACGACAGCACAGGGTACACGTACGTTCAACACGAATTCCGGCAATGCCATTACGTTCGCACAGATAAGCGCTTTGTCTTCCAATGCGGCTAATTTGGGTTCGCTGGCGTCCAGCGTCACCGCCCTCGATCCGGGCGACGACAAGCTGGGGAACAGCTATGCCTATAACCTCACGGTTTCACAGCAGTTGCCCGATAACATGCTCCTCGAAGTCGCCTATGTTGGCAATAACACCCAGAACATCTTGCTCGGTGGGCAAAGCGACTCCGTGGGTGTTGGCGGAGCGCAGCTCATCAACCAAAACAAAATCCCTCTTGGAGGCTTGTTCCAACACGATCCTGTCACCGGCGCGGCTGCTCCCGCAGATCCCGAGAGTGTTCCCAATATCGTCGATTACTATCCTTACTACAAAGGCTACGGCACCAGTTCGATCTCCGTGCTTTCGCATGGTGGGTACTCCAACTACAACGGTGCGCAAGTGAGCTTGGCCAAGCAGAGCGGCCGCATCACCTTCATGGTCAACTACACCTATAGCAAGTCGCTTGGCATTCTGTCTTCGACACTGGATGCCTTCAACATCCACAATAACTATGGCGTACTCTCCATCGATCGTCCACATGTCGTCAATACGTCTTATGCCTTTGACCTGGGGCGTCCGGTACATAATGCACTGCTCGGCGGTTTTGTGAACGGGTGGACCCTATCGGGAATTACACAGTGGCAAGCTGGTGGCAATATGCAGGCTAACGTAAGCCAGAATCTTGGTTTGACAATCAATAACACTGCGACGGGCCGTCAAATTACCTCGAACACGTACTACGGAACACCGGCGCAAACGATTCTGCCCATTACGACCTGCAACCCGAACTCAAATCTCGGTACATATCAACACATCAATTTGAGCTGCATTACTGCGCCGCAGGTTGGGCAGGTGGGGCTTCGTCAATTACCTTATCTTTCGCTCGCATCCTATTTCGATTCCGATCTTGGTCTTTATAAGACCTTCCACGTTCATGACAGCCAAAATATAGAGTTACGTGGACAGGCTCTCAATTTCCTCAATCATCCGTTGCCGGGTTACAGCACCGGCAGCCTGGTGCAACCCGTCTTCAATACCACCGATGATCGAACATTCACACGCGCCAAATCACCCGTCGGCCGTGGTGTCACCGACACGAAGTTCACCCAACGCACACTTCTGTTAGCCGTCAAGTACGTCTTCTAACTCTGCCCCAATTGGCGTGCAGGCTTCTCCCAAGGAGCCTGCATTTCGCGCATCTGAACTCGAAGGTCGAGCGCCCTTGTCAGGAGGTGAAGGCGTTTCAGCGCATTCACCTCGCAGCGGGGCAAACCCATGCCATCGAACTTGAAGTGCCCATACCGAGCCTCGCTTACTGGAATACGGCTGCGCGCCGGTTTATCGTGGAGGCGGACCGGATCCAGGTTCGGGTAGGCGGCTCCAGCGATTCGCTGCCGCTCCAAGCAGACGCGGTTGTCTCCGATCGGTAACGCTTCACGATGGAAGCACCGGCATTTCGCAAAATAGAGCCTGCAACCCGGAGGATAGTTTGAGATCTCGCTTTTTCTTCACGATGGTCGTCATCAGTGCTGTCTCCATTCCTGCGCAGGAGACATCTGCACCACAGCCCTGGATGAATCCTCGACTGTCCCCAGATCAGCGGGCCGATCTGGTCGTCCACCAGCTCACACTGCCGGAGAAGATTCAGCTAGTGCACGGAATAGGATGGGGACCCCTGAGGCCCGGCGACCCGGTTCCTCCTGACAACAATGGAGGTGCCGGTGAGGTGCAGGGCATTCCACGTCTCGGCATCCCCTCCCTGCAACAAGCTGACTCGGCTGTCGGCGTCAGAATGGCAGCCGCGCAGAGCCGGTATGCCACACTGCTGCCAAGTGTGCTCGGCGCCGCAGCGAGTTGGGATGTCAAGGCGGCGCACCTCTACGGAGATATCATCGGCCGCGAACTCCGTGCGCAGGGTTACAACCAGTCGATCGGCGGGGGCGTCAATCTGGCTCGCGATCCACGCAATGGCCGTCTCTTTGAATACCCCGGTGAAGATCCGTTGCTAGCAGGGGTCACCGTCGGTCACGTCATCCAGGGCATACAGGCAAATAAAGTGATGGCCGACATCAAGCATTATGCGTTCAACGATCAGGAGACGGGCCGCACAGTCGTTGATGTGCATATATCCAGGAAGTCTGCGCACGAAAGCGACCTCCTCGCCTTCGAGCTGGGTATACGCATCGGGCAACCGTCAAGCGTCATGTGCTCCTACAACAAGGTCGAGGGTGACTGGTCCTGCGAAAACAAGTGGCTGCTGAATGACGTGCTCAAGGGCGAGTGGAAGTTTCCCGGCTTCGTTGTCTCTGACTGGGAGGCCACTCACTCCACGACGAAGGCGGCACTCGCCGGTCTCGATATGGAGATGCCTGGATCACAGTTCTTCGGTACTCCTCTAGAAGACGCCGTGCGTAACGGCAAGGTACCTCAGGCGCGGTTGGACGACATGGTGCACCGATTATTGCGATCCATGTTTGCCGCCGGTGTCATTGACGATCCATCCCTTCCGCGAAAGGTTGTCGATCCCTTCCGGGGAAGGGATGACGCACAGCAAATCGAGGAAGAAAGCATCGTTCTGCTCAAGAACAACCGCGGCGCTCTACCGCTGGTTGCAAATAGATTGCAACGCGTCGTGGTCATCGGCGCCCATGCTGATGTAGGTGTAATCTCGGGGGGCGGCTCCGCACAAGTCGACGCACCGGGTGGCAACGCAATCTCACCCGATAAGCCTACGAAGTGGGGCGAGGCTGTCTACTTCCCGTCTTCTCCTCTACGTTACATTCGCGAGCATGCGCCCAACGCTCAAGTCAGCTTCGATGCGGGCACAGACCCAGCCATGGCGGCGCAGGCGGCCAGGGGCGCGGATGCCGTACTCATCTTCGCCGATCAGTATATGAGCGAAGGCGGAGACGCGCCTACCCTAGCGCTACCGGGGAATCAGAACGCATTGATCGCCGCGGTCGCAAAAGCAAATCCGCACACCTTGGTGATTCTGGAAACAGGCAATCCCGTGTCAATGCCTTGGATTGATGACGTACAAGGGGTGTTGGAGGCGTGGTATCCGGGGATCGGCGGGGGACAGGCCATCGCCAACGTACTCTTTGGCTCTGTGGATCCGTCCGGCAAATTGCCAATCACCTTTCCGCGTAGCGAAAAAGATCTACCACATCCCCGGATTTTCGGCATGACCTACAAAACCCCCGCAAACGGTGGGCTACCTGAGCATTGGGTATCGGAAGAGAAAACCGCTAGCTTCCCGGCCGATTACACCGAGGGTGTTCGCTTCGGCTACAAATGGTTCGAATCCGAGCAGAAGCAACCCCTTTTTCCGTTTGGATTCGGGCTTAGTTACACGCACTTCACTTATGACGATCTTCAGATTGACAGCGACAAAAAGCAGGTTCATTTCCGCGTACGGAACGATGGACAACGGTCCGGGACCGAGGTCGCGCAGGCATATGTACAACTGCCTCCCTCCTCAGGGGAAAAGTTCATGCGGCTTGCCGGGTGGGGAAGGGTCACACTTGCACCGGGCGCTTCACACCAAGTCACGGTACAACTTGAGCCTCTTGCACTTGCCTCATGGAATGAGCCTGCGGAAAAATGGGATTGGACACACGGCGACTACACGGTAAAGGTAGGACGGTCCTCCGCAGACATCGCTTTGAGTGGGCATCTCAGGATGCAATGAAGTTCCAGACCAAGTCTTCACCTCGTGCAACATGCGCAGCACCTCTCGAAGGAGATATCAATGAGTTCAGGCTATCTGTCCCGTCGATCGATGGTAAAGCAGAGCTGTCTTGCCGCGGCTGCTACGGCGTCGCCGCTCGCCGCACTTCTCCGCGCACAGACTGGGATCGCTAGTGGCAACCAGATCATGAGCGGTAAATACCTCCCGACATGGGAGTCGCTGAAGCAATGGCAAATGCCTGAGTGGTTTCGGGATGCAAAGTTCGGCATATGGGCTCATTGGAGCGCGCAATGTGTACCCGAACAGGGCGATTGGTACGCTCGTAACATGTACATCCAGGGGAGCCCGCAATACGAGTATCACTGCAGAACCTACGGGCACCCCACGAAGGTCGGATTCAAGGAAATTGATCACCTATGGAAGGCCGAACGATGGCAGCCCGAACAGTTGATGGATCTATATATCAAGACGGGAGCAAAGTACTTTTATGCCCTCGGCTGTCATCACGACAATCTTGACTGCTTCGATTCCACCTATCACCAGTGGAACACTACCCGGGTCGGACCTGGGAAAGATATCGTCGGGACCTGGGAGAAGCTGGCTCGTCAGCGTGGTTTGCGCTTTGGCATCTCCAATCACTCTTCGCATGCGTGGCATTGGTTCCAGCCGGCATACGGCTACGATCCGGAAGGTGCCTTCGCGGGTCGGCGCTACGATGCTTACACACTGACCAAGGGTGACGGCCGCGGTACATGGTGGGAAGGACTCGACCCACAGGAGCTCTACACCGGCCGTAACATCGTCATGCCGGATGGTATCCAGACCGTGGCGAACGCAAATGCGTGGCACGCCAGCGGCGATGGCAAGTGGCACGAGGAGCCGCCGCCTGCGAACCCTGCCTTCACCCGGAACTGGTTTCTGCGCTGCAAGGAGATGATCGACAAATACAAGCCGGACATGTTGTATTTCGATGACACAGAGCTACCACTCGGCCAGGCGGGCCTCGACATTGTTGCGCACTACTACAACGCAAATATGAGTTGGCACAACGGACACGAAGAGGCCGTCGTGGCAGCAAAGGAGTACACGCCTGCGCACATGGGTGCCACCATGCTGGACATCGAACGAGGTCGAGCCCAGGGAATTCTGGAAGCCCCGTGGCAAACCGATACTTGTATCGGCGATTGGCACTACCGCCGCTCCCTGTTTGAGGAGCACGCTTACAAACGTCCGAGCACGGTCGCGCAGATGCTGATCGACATCGTTAGTAAGAATGGCAACCTGATGCTCAACATTCCCGTGAGAGGAGATGGCTCCATCGATGAGGATGAGCACGAATTCCTACGCGATTTCGGTGCCTGGATGGCTGTTCATGGTGAGGCCATCTACGGGACGCGACCGTTTACGATCTATGGCGAAGGCCCTCCTGACGTGATAGGTTCACATAATTTCAACGAACTGAGATCAAGGCCATACACCGCAGAAGACATCCGGTTTACCTGTAAGGGAGATCAGCTTTATGCCTTCGCACTCGGCTGGCCATCGGATGGGGTGTTGCGTGTAAAGAGTCTCCACAAAGGCAACTCGGTTTTGCCTCAACCTATTGGCGCCATTGAGATGCTTGGATATAAGGGGCTGCTGAACTTTAAGCAGGACGCAGCATCGCTCGAAATCCGATTTCCTGCACGCAACCCGGAGGCCCTCGACGTTTATGCGTTGAAGATCCTTAGGTGAAGTACCCAAAATATAAGCTTAAACGCCAAGCCCCTTCACTTACTCCGAAGGCTTTCTCAATGCGGAGCGCCATATCCCCGGAAAAGATCAGCCTTGCCGTTGAGCAGGCTGGACAACCTACGTGCAATGCCGGCTCGTGCGCGAGGATTTGCCGCTAAGAACGCCCCGACGGGGCAGCGGCAAATCAGAACCAATATCTAAAGAGATAAATTAGATATTGAACTTCCTGCGCCCGTCTCCGCTGCTTTTGACGCTTTGGCCCTGGTAACGTCCACTTCCGGTTGAGGCAACTCCCATCCCGCCATGCCTTGTAACACGCGGTCGTCGTGCTTGATGGTGTTCACATGCCCATAGTGTTCCTCGATCATGTGGACGGAGGTTCCCATCTGTTCGGCAAGGAAATACACGTCCACACCTTCCTGCAATCGCAGCGTGGCGTAAGTATGCCGGAAGCAATACATCGAGCGCGGAACGCCCTGCGTTCCGCGCAAATTCGCTTCGTTCAGAAGATCGGCAATCAGTGAGTTGTAAAGAGTCTTTGCGGGCTTGCCCGTGATGTTGGTAAAGACTCTATCCTCTGGTTGCGTTGCTTTGGAGATGGCGCGGATGCGTTCCAGATAATCTCCAACACTCTTGGGCGCAACAAGCTTGCGCGATTTGCCCTTGCCTTGCACGAATAGGACGACAATCTCTCGTCCCTCGCGGTCTTTTGCGGGCATGATGCGCGCCAGCGGAGATTCTTCATCTCCGCTGGCCTCATGCCTGTATTGCAGGAGATCAGGATCATGTTGTAGGTGACGGTCCGATACCAGACGCTCGAAGGCTTATCGGTTTCACCAATCCACTTGCGGCCTACAGTCTGGAGCTTACGGTACTCTTCCAGCGTGAACTCATCCCGCCGCATCGTCTTGAGCTTTGGGCGCTCATCGAAGCGCTGGCTTGCGGAAACGTACCGTTTCTTGATGGCGTAATTCATCACCGCGCCGAAGATCGACATCTCAAAGCGGATGGTGGAATCGCTGATAAAGGGAATCGTTCTTTCTTCGGAAGGCTTGACCTCAATCGGTTTCAAAACTCGGATGCCCAAGGTCTGTTGAACCTTGGTGCGGCGCTCGGCTTCGTTATCCGCGAAGGTTTGGGCCATCTCTTCGCTGACCTCCCGAACGCCGTTGCGCTTGTTGCGCCCCGCGCCGTTCACCCGACGCCACGCTGGATAGCCGCCCCAAAGCTCATCCCCGATAAGGTGAACCTGCGTGGAACCGACATATCGGTCTAAAGCGCCTTCGATGATGGCGCGAACCTGAGCGCAGTCTCTCGCAGTCTTGTCGCGAGAAGCGGAGTCGAAGGATCTGCGGTCTGCCGGCCTCAACCACCATCCAACCGCAGATCCTTCGACTTCGCGCTGACGCGCTCCGCTCAGGATGACGTATCCGGGTATTTTGCGCGACGGCGATGGCATTTAAGACAGAGACACCCTAGTTCACGAAGCGACGCATCCTGACGTTCATTACAATTCCCAGCGCGAGGAAGGTGAACAGGATGGACGATCCGCCGTAGCTCATTAGCGGAAGCGGAATGCCCGTGACCGGCATCAGTCCGACCACCATACCAATGTTGACAAAGATTTGAAACAGGATGACCGCAACGGTCCCCATGATGATGTACGTACCGGGAAGATCGGCCGCCGTCTGGGCGTTCTGGATCAGGCGCATCAGGATGAGGAAGTAGAGCAGCAGGACCCCCATGGCTCCGACAAAACCGTGTTCCTCGCAGAAAGCAGCAAAGATAAAGTCCGTGTAGGGAATGGGAAGGAAGTCGCCCTGGGTCTGAGTTCCCTTGTTGGCGCCTTTGCCCCAAATCCCCCCGGAGCCGACGGCGATCAGAGATTGCCGGATCTGGTATCCCGAGCCCCTGGGATCGGAGTCCGGATCGAGAAAGGCGTTGATACGGGCCTGCTGGTAGGGCTTGAGGCGCTTCCCGCTCTTCCAGGCGATTCCTCCCAAAAGGACGACCATCAGGGCGATAACCCCAATCTGCTTCGGACGGATTCCTCCTAGAAACAGCCCTGAAACAAGGATGGGGAAGTAGGTCAGGGAGGTTCCCAGGTCAGGTTGGGTCAAAACGAGCCCCATGGGGACGCAGATGAGGGCGACTGCCTTTCCGATGTCGCGCCAAGACAGCTCCTTGCCGGCAAGATTCCAGAAATAACGGGCAGCGACGATGATGAGGACCAGCTTGACCCACTCAGAGGGCTGAAAGTGAATTCCTCCTCCGAGATTGATCCAGCGGCGCGCGCCAAGGACTTTCTGACCGGCAACTTTGACCGCAAGCAGGGAGAGGATACTAATTCCATAGGCCCAGGGAGCGATGTCGAGCAGCCGATGGTAGTCGATCATCGAGATCAGGAACATCAGCACCAGACCAATGGCAAGAAAGCCGATCTGCTTGTGGTCAAAGCCGTGGAATTTGGTGTGCACCGTCGCGGACTTGATCTCGAGCACGCTGATCACCGACAGCACGACTACGAATCCGAGCAGGACCCAGTCAAAATCGCGATAAGAGGAGAGACGAAACATCTTCAGAGTGTTGTATCAGTGTAGTTTGAGTTGAACGCGGTCGAAATGTTTAGTTGCTTTGCGGCGCTCCCTCGGGGGAGGCTGGTTCGCCATTCTGGCCGGGGGTAGCGACACCAGATGGAGCAGGTGGAGCAGCCTGGGCGATGCGGAGATTATTTTCCCTACGGCGCTGCTTGGTGACGTAGGCATTGATGATCTGGGCGCCGAGCTTGGCGGAGTTTGCTCCCCAGTCGCCGTTCTCCCACAGAACAGCGACGACAATGTCCGGATTCCGACGCGGGGCCATTCCCACAAACCACGCGTTCGGAACGGTCTTGTGGCCGCCACCGCTGCGCGCGAGGGCTGCATGGCTCATCACCTGCGCCGTACCGGTCTTGCCGGCAAAGTCGATTCCCTCCAGGTGCGAGGCCGCGGCGGTCCCGGTGACGGTTGTTGCGGCCATCGCATCGGTGATGATCTGCCAGTTCTCCGAAGTCATGGGGACCGTCTTCTCTCCCGAGCCTGGGAAGGTCTCATGGATAGCCTCAAGCTGATCGGGTGGAACCTCATCGGGAAAGACAAGATGCGGACGATGCAGAATGCCGCCTGAGGCGATGCCCCCGATGGCCCTGGCAAGCTGGAGAGGCGTCGCGGCAACGGCTCCCTGGCCGATGCCGACGGAGATCACCTCGCCGGCGTACCACTTCTCGTGAAAGGTCTTCATCTTCCAGGCAGTTGAGGGCATCGTGCCAGCCGCCTCGTCGGGCAGATCCACCCCCGTTCTCTCACCGAAGCCAAGTGCATCCGCGTACTTCGCGATGGTGTCGATCCCAAGCTTGTTGGCCAGCGTGTAATAGAAGACGTCACACGACCACGGGATCGCATGATCGATGTCGACCATCCCGTGGCGCTTGTCGCAGGCGAAGAAATGACCGTAGAAGGTGGCCCCGCCGTTGCACATGACGCGCAGGTTCTGGGCCTCGTTCTCCTCAAGCCCGGCGTAGGACATGATGATCTTGAAGGTCGATCCGGGAGCGAGCTGCGCCTGGATCGCCTTATCCAGCAGAGGATGGTCGGGGTTGTTGAGAATCTCGTTCCAGTAGCTTCGGCTGAGCCGGACGGAGAATTCGTTGGGATCGAAGGTGGGCCGGGAGACCAGCGCCAGAATCTCACCCGTATGCGGGTCCAGCGCGATGGCGGCGCCGGTTTTGCCCTCCATCGCCTTCTCGGCTGCCATCTGGACGTCGAGGTCAATGGTCAGGCGAATATCCTTGCCGGGGATGGCCATCGTCTCGCCCATCTGCCCGATCTCTTTTCCGTGAGAGTTGACGATGACATCGCGGCTTCCATCGACGCCTCGCAGAAGAGCGTCGTACGTGGCCTCGACGCCGGACTTTCCGACGACGTCGCCGGGCTGGTAGAAGGCGTACTTCTCCTTATTAAGGTCTTCTTCGGAAATCTCGCCCACGTAGCCGATCAGGTGTGCGGCGAAGCCACCGCGCGGATAGACCCTGCGCTGCTCCTCAAGGGTCTCAAGCTCTGGAAGCTCGTTACGGTGGGCCTCGATAAATGCCTGTTCGTCGGGAGTGATGTCCTGCTTGAGCGGAATGGGCTGATACTTCGGCGCCGATTGAAAACGCTTGACCGCCGCCTGGATCTGCTCGACTGTGAGGTGAAGTCCCGCGGCGATCATGGGAAGATCAGCATTCAGGTCTTTTATCTGTTCGCGCAAAAGATAGCAGGAGACGGACGGATAGTTGTCGACCAGAAGGCGTCCCTCGCGGTCGAAGAGCCTTCCCCGAGGCGCCATGACTGGAACCTTGCGGATGCGGTTGGCCTGGGCCAGCGCGCGGAAGTTGTCGGCGCTGACGACCTCAAGCCGCCACAGACCGATGGAGAGGACGAGCAGGACCGCGGCCACGATGTACTGGGCGATATGCAGTTTGGCCACCGGCAGCTTCTCTGCCTTTCCCGCGGCCAGCTCGGTTTGCGGATTCAGTTCCATATCTCTCCAGGGTATGAGACTTTGACGAACACGACGGTCACTCCGCTCGCTTGGTCCTGTCCAGCAAAAGGAAGACAGGGATAGCGATGAATGCGTTCGCCAGGGCGCGCAGAAGCTCCTGCCCCCAGTACAGGTGGAGCTGCGTAAGCCCCAGCAGCCTGCGGTCGATCAGAAAGAGAATCAGGCTGCTGAGGATCGAAAAGACAAAGTTCATCAGAAAACGGGTGGTGAGATTGTCGACATCCACCTGAATTCCGATGCTGGCCGCAATATAACCGATGACCGACTTCGCCATGCCATTGACCCCGATGGGACGGGCGGTCAGTGCATCCTGCAGCAACCCGATCGCGGCTCCTGTGATGGTTCCGACCGCGGGGCTGCGCCGAGAGACGGCAAAGAAGATCACCACGATGAGCGGAAGGTCCAGCATGGAAAAGCGCCAGTAAAGTTTGGACAGCAGGACCTGGAGGACGACAGCGGCCACGGGAACCAACAGGGCCACCACAGGGGAGAAGCTGTGCTCCTCGATCTCTCGGCGGGATGTATAGCTGAGGCTGGGCATAGAGATCAGTTGTCAGGACCGGGGTCCGCCGGCTTGGGGCGGAGCTCCGTTTCCCCCGGCGCAGTTGGAGCCGCACTGGAATTCTGTTCGCGGCTGGGTTGAGCTGAAGGTGTCGGAGCTGCCGGGTAGGTCGTCTCCTGATTTTCTGCTCCCGGCTTCAGAGAAGAGGCCGGAGGCGTCGCTCCGGGGGTGTAACGGTCGGGATGGAGCGTGGGAACCGGTTTCGGGACGGGAAGATTGACGGTCGCAGGAGTAACCGGGGCGGTGCCGTCCGCCGGCTTCTGGTCTTCATGAAGGCTGGGCAGTTTTTCGGCGATGATCTGTGCTGCCGACTGGGCAGCAGCCTCCTCGGCCGCCTCTTCTGCAGCGGCCTTTTCCTCTTCCATCTGCTTCGCTGTGGCCGCACCTTTAGCCAGGTCCTTCTGGGCCAGAGAAGGAAGCTGGTCCTGGGTTCCGGTGATCACGAGAACCTCCTCGAGCTGGAAGAGGTTAGCAGACGGCTTGATGGCGATCAGGGTGTAGGGCTGGTGGTCGGGATCGGGCGTGATGGACTCAATTGTTCCAACGTTGAGCCCGCGCGGGTAGATCTGGTCGCCACCCGAGGTCAACACCCTCTCCCCCGGCTTGATGCGGGAGTCCGGGGTCAGATTATTGATCACGACGTGGCCTTCCTGACTGCCGTGCAGGATTCCCCGGATGCGGGTGGAGGCCAGCAAAACACCGGCGCCAGAGCTGAGATCGTTAATCAGCAGAACCTGGGAGGTATGCGACATCGTCTCCCGGATCTTGCCGACGATGCCATCGGGCGTGATAACGGCCTGGTCCACCTTCAACCCATCCTCACTGCCTTTATCAATGTAGAGAATACGGGATTGATCGGTGCCGCTGGTGCCGATGACCTGGGCCGCCACGGTGGAGGTTACATAATGACGCTGGAAGTTCAACAGGGTCTGAAGGCGCTGCCCCTGCAGAGCATCCTGCGCCAATTCTGCCTGTTCCAGACGGAGGCGGGCCACCTCGTCTTTCAGCTCCCGGTTCTGCTGACGGGTATTGCGAAGGTCGATGTAGTTGGACCAGGCATAGCGGATGTTGAAACCGACTCCATGAAAGAGTTTTTCCACAGGTGCGATCGCTCCGACAACCCAGGTGCGAAGCAGAGTAACCTTCTTCCCTTCCGGCGCGCCGCCGTCGGGAGCCTGGCGTACCTGGATGGCCAGACCGATGGTCTGCGCCAACAGCACAATCACCAGGACCAGCACATTTTTGAATCGTGTGAAGAAGGACTCCATGGATTTCTTAATTATCCCGCGAGTGTCGATCCCGTGCAGACTCCGGGGTATAGCGCTTTTGGGTCACAAGCCCAGATTGGAAGCGATCAGAAGAGAGTTGAGGCAAACCGGACCAGCCCCTCGCGCCAGAGGATATAGCTGTGCGTTCCCTCAGGCTCCTCGAGCTGGACCTTCTGTCCTTTTTTGCTGAGCCAGGCGGCCAGGCGGCGATTGCTCTCCAGCAGTTCATCATCCTTGCCGCAGACCATCCAAACAGGTCTGGCAGAGGGGCTAAAGTGTAACAGGTCGACGTCGAACTTCAGATCTTTCAATGCGGAGCTCTCACCGCCAACCCATCCGAAGCGTTCCGGATGGCCCAGCCCGATCATCATGCTCTCCAGCCCGCCCATGGACGCCCCCAGGATAG is a window of Edaphobacter sp. 12200R-103 DNA encoding:
- a CDS encoding carboxypeptidase regulatory-like domain-containing protein, with protein sequence MTQTYPSFFHRSRIFAAVIIMAIVALGTSGRLCAQTTASISGTVEDTTGAVIPGAQVTLTNTNTAEVRTLQTNEVGYFTFAGIVPGTYKVDISAKGFRRFEAPSIAVNGGDFRSLPNLKLETGGASEQVTVSTYADALAPQDSGERSSLLTTKDIERLPLVSRNASELLKVLPGVTTTANGAGNGTSFDFTDTGSTGSTVGVGLNTNGAPYRGGTAYLLDGANIIDPGCSCWSIATVNPDMTQEVKVQSSNFGADAPQGPVVINVTSRAGGANYHGQVYYYVRNSALNANTYQNNQNHQPKPYASYNYPGISIGGPIQIPHTNIGKNHQLLFWAGFEDFRQTLPAAQPVTSFVPSTAMRSGNFSLTDPENAALCAHSTGSNDFCKPLTGGFAPDGTPLSGTQVPTQYLDSNALALLKLFPMANTNPSGNASGYNYYFQPTNVHNGYVYRGRVDYNPNSTNKVFVSYQHGADSETNPVHIYYTPGDAVLYPGGPLVSTQIANVLAGNFIHVFNASTTNEIRVARGWTSNPYTAQNLAAIQKSAVGYTYNTVFNSASNLVPSISAAGDRTLPDISQPDLFAQGGSFPSDKSSLTISDDFTAVYRTHTFKVGGYFNRSGNAQGTYGYPNGDFSFGGTPLPDQITGKQIGTNNPLANYLMGIASGFTQANVNPTQNLFYHVGAGYFLDNWKTTSHLTLNLGLRVEHIGRWQDGSGIGIAVWEPNRYETDLSANKAYPGIYWKAIDGTLPNGGAPVQTLLLEPRLGLAYDVHGNGKTVVRGGWASYRWNDAINGASGALTTAQGTRTFNTNSGNAITFAQISALSSNAANLGSLASSVTALDPGDDKLGNSYAYNLTVSQQLPDNMLLEVAYVGNNTQNILLGGQSDSVGVGGAQLINQNKIPLGGLFQHDPVTGAAAPADPESVPNIVDYYPYYKGYGTSSISVLSHGGYSNYNGAQVSLAKQSGRITFMVNYTYSKSLGILSSTLDAFNIHNNYGVLSIDRPHVVNTSYAFDLGRPVHNALLGGFVNGWTLSGITQWQAGGNMQANVSQNLGLTINNTATGRQITSNTYYGTPAQTILPITTCNPNSNLGTYQHINLSCITAPQVGQVGLRQLPYLSLASYFDSDLGLYKTFHVHDSQNIELRGQALNFLNHPLPGYSTGSLVQPVFNTTDDRTFTRAKSPVGRGVTDTKFTQRTLLLAVKYVF
- a CDS encoding fibronectin type III-like domain-contianing protein, with translation MKAFQRIHLAAGQTHAIELEVPIPSLAYWNTAARRFIVEADRIQVRVGGSSDSLPLQADAVVSDR
- a CDS encoding glycoside hydrolase family 3 C-terminal domain-containing protein, which encodes MRSRFFFTMVVISAVSIPAQETSAPQPWMNPRLSPDQRADLVVHQLTLPEKIQLVHGIGWGPLRPGDPVPPDNNGGAGEVQGIPRLGIPSLQQADSAVGVRMAAAQSRYATLLPSVLGAAASWDVKAAHLYGDIIGRELRAQGYNQSIGGGVNLARDPRNGRLFEYPGEDPLLAGVTVGHVIQGIQANKVMADIKHYAFNDQETGRTVVDVHISRKSAHESDLLAFELGIRIGQPSSVMCSYNKVEGDWSCENKWLLNDVLKGEWKFPGFVVSDWEATHSTTKAALAGLDMEMPGSQFFGTPLEDAVRNGKVPQARLDDMVHRLLRSMFAAGVIDDPSLPRKVVDPFRGRDDAQQIEEESIVLLKNNRGALPLVANRLQRVVVIGAHADVGVISGGGSAQVDAPGGNAISPDKPTKWGEAVYFPSSPLRYIREHAPNAQVSFDAGTDPAMAAQAARGADAVLIFADQYMSEGGDAPTLALPGNQNALIAAVAKANPHTLVILETGNPVSMPWIDDVQGVLEAWYPGIGGGQAIANVLFGSVDPSGKLPITFPRSEKDLPHPRIFGMTYKTPANGGLPEHWVSEEKTASFPADYTEGVRFGYKWFESEQKQPLFPFGFGLSYTHFTYDDLQIDSDKKQVHFRVRNDGQRSGTEVAQAYVQLPPSSGEKFMRLAGWGRVTLAPGASHQVTVQLEPLALASWNEPAEKWDWTHGDYTVKVGRSSADIALSGHLRMQ
- a CDS encoding alpha-L-fucosidase translates to MSSGYLSRRSMVKQSCLAAAATASPLAALLRAQTGIASGNQIMSGKYLPTWESLKQWQMPEWFRDAKFGIWAHWSAQCVPEQGDWYARNMYIQGSPQYEYHCRTYGHPTKVGFKEIDHLWKAERWQPEQLMDLYIKTGAKYFYALGCHHDNLDCFDSTYHQWNTTRVGPGKDIVGTWEKLARQRGLRFGISNHSSHAWHWFQPAYGYDPEGAFAGRRYDAYTLTKGDGRGTWWEGLDPQELYTGRNIVMPDGIQTVANANAWHASGDGKWHEEPPPANPAFTRNWFLRCKEMIDKYKPDMLYFDDTELPLGQAGLDIVAHYYNANMSWHNGHEEAVVAAKEYTPAHMGATMLDIERGRAQGILEAPWQTDTCIGDWHYRRSLFEEHAYKRPSTVAQMLIDIVSKNGNLMLNIPVRGDGSIDEDEHEFLRDFGAWMAVHGEAIYGTRPFTIYGEGPPDVIGSHNFNELRSRPYTAEDIRFTCKGDQLYAFALGWPSDGVLRVKSLHKGNSVLPQPIGAIEMLGYKGLLNFKQDAASLEIRFPARNPEALDVYALKILR